In one Candidatus Peribacter riflensis genomic region, the following are encoded:
- a CDS encoding 23S rRNA (adenine2503-C2)-methyltransferase, with product MPPLTRAQRFQSLFPSAPAFRFRQAEAALFQPDATGWGSVSVFPKAMREEMEAKIPWMSVTLHRMLTSKDGETFKAVLRTEDNLLFETVLMGNAREQWTVCVSSQVGCAMHCVFCATGAMGLKRSLASDEIVDQLRFWLQFLHKPLTRSLPGGERSSGGAHDASRISNIVFMGMGEPLANVESVKQAIRTWMDQTDIGPTHITVSTVGVLPVMERLLEDKDWPPVRIAISLHSADQAEREKIVPSTTPDFLKKLADWCRRYRQILGNRRHHLTFEYTLISGVNDSEEQAEQLARFIERCGSPKLNVIPLNPVSGKPFTQSAQERIDRFKQVILRHGIDVMQRRTMGSDIAAACGQLATGEQPHVI from the coding sequence ATGCCTCCTCTCACCCGCGCCCAACGGTTCCAGTCGCTCTTTCCTTCTGCTCCCGCATTTCGGTTCCGTCAGGCGGAGGCGGCGCTCTTTCAGCCCGATGCGACAGGGTGGGGAAGTGTCTCGGTCTTTCCCAAGGCGATGCGCGAGGAAATGGAAGCAAAGATTCCCTGGATGTCCGTAACACTACATCGGATGCTCACGAGCAAGGACGGAGAGACATTCAAGGCGGTTCTTCGCACGGAGGACAATCTGCTCTTCGAAACCGTACTTATGGGCAATGCACGCGAGCAGTGGACGGTGTGCGTTTCGTCGCAGGTGGGGTGTGCCATGCACTGTGTGTTCTGTGCCACGGGGGCGATGGGGCTGAAACGCAGTCTTGCGTCGGACGAGATCGTGGATCAGCTCCGGTTCTGGCTGCAGTTTTTGCATAAACCCCTCACTCGGTCTCTCCCCGGAGGGGAGAGAAGTAGCGGTGGCGCTCATGATGCGTCGCGCATAAGTAATATTGTCTTCATGGGCATGGGCGAGCCGCTCGCCAACGTGGAGAGCGTGAAGCAGGCCATCCGCACGTGGATGGACCAGACCGATATCGGTCCGACGCACATCACCGTTTCGACAGTCGGCGTTCTGCCCGTGATGGAGCGACTGCTGGAGGACAAAGACTGGCCGCCCGTGCGGATTGCGATTTCACTCCACAGTGCGGATCAGGCCGAGCGCGAGAAGATCGTGCCGAGTACAACGCCGGATTTTCTGAAGAAGCTGGCGGACTGGTGTCGCCGCTACCGCCAGATCCTCGGCAACCGCCGTCACCATCTCACCTTCGAGTACACGTTGATCAGCGGGGTGAATGACAGTGAGGAACAGGCGGAACAGTTGGCGCGGTTCATCGAACGGTGCGGGTCGCCCAAGCTGAATGTGATTCCCTTGAATCCCGTTTCCGGCAAGCCGTTCACCCAGAGCGCGCAGGAGAGGATCGATCGGTTCAAGCAGGTGATCCTGCGCCATGGCATTGATGTGATGCAGCGCCGGACGATGGGTTCGGATATTGCGGCGGCCTGCGGGCAATTGGCGACTGGAGAGCAGCCGCATGTGATCTGA
- a CDS encoding dTMP kinase, whose amino-acid sequence MRGIFIVLEGPDGAGTTKHSKLLSDRLAREGKPVLCTFEPTDGPIGSAIRSDLRAGTPLSPLELQERFCADRAWHLTEVIEPALREGTTVISDRYLHSTIAYGLALNLARPELDEMNKKFIRPDVTLFLLPPFTVLQERMTRRDHTDALERTELQRTVYAAYRKLAEEDPAIHVIDTSGSLEEVAEKIYTLVR is encoded by the coding sequence ATGCGTGGAATTTTCATCGTCCTCGAAGGCCCCGACGGAGCCGGAACGACCAAGCACAGCAAGCTGCTGTCTGACCGTCTTGCGCGCGAGGGAAAGCCGGTCCTCTGCACGTTTGAACCGACAGACGGTCCCATCGGATCCGCCATCCGCAGCGATCTTCGTGCCGGCACTCCCCTCTCGCCTCTTGAGTTACAGGAGCGATTCTGCGCCGATCGCGCGTGGCATCTGACCGAAGTGATCGAGCCGGCACTGCGAGAAGGAACGACGGTGATCTCTGACCGCTATCTCCACTCGACCATCGCGTACGGCCTTGCACTGAACCTTGCACGTCCTGAACTCGACGAGATGAACAAAAAATTTATTCGACCTGATGTCACCCTCTTCCTCCTCCCTCCATTCACAGTCCTGCAGGAGCGCATGACCCGACGCGATCACACAGACGCACTGGAACGCACGGAACTCCAGCGCACCGTGTATGCCGCCTACCGGAAACTGGCAGAGGAAGATCCGGCGATCCACGTCATCGACACCTCCGGCTCGCTGGAGGAGGTTGCCGAGAAGATCTACACACTCGTCCGGTAA
- a CDS encoding Major facilitator superfamily domain-containing protein 10 Tetracycline transporter-like protein → MGVRSNTHNQQSIPNQEQTPLLPARLAVPMTQAKHPRTVLWTLFFTIFLDLLGMGLAIPILAPLMISPFGILPTEMTVESKTILYGFLVAIYPLFQFFGSPILGALSDRYGRRRIIMISLLGTLCGYLLTGYGIATRQMWIIFFSRALAGFTGGNISAAQSAIADVSEEREKARNFGLIGMAFGLGFILGPFMGGKLADPAVVSWFSPATPFWAAAILAGLNILLVLGTLPETLHTRVQTRLSIFTGFMNIRRAFEFAHLRTILLVSFLLVLGFNFFTQFFQVMLIERFHFSQGDIGDLYAYMGLWIAITQGLINRPLSRRFKPEQIVSVSAFALALALPLLLLPERAVFIYVVFPFIAISNGLTHPNATAIISNLAGPESQGEILGINQSLQSLAMALPPLIAGFIATLHPSLPTIMGSGAIFLAWMLFVFVFRRKSARVFHEV, encoded by the coding sequence ATGGGGGTGAGGTCGAACACACACAACCAACAATCCATCCCAAATCAAGAGCAGACTCCCCTCCTCCCCGCTAGACTAGCGGTCCCAATGACCCAAGCGAAGCATCCCCGCACTGTGCTCTGGACTCTCTTCTTCACGATCTTTTTGGATCTGTTGGGGATGGGTCTCGCGATCCCGATTTTAGCTCCCCTCATGATCAGCCCCTTCGGGATTCTGCCCACCGAGATGACGGTGGAATCGAAGACCATCCTCTACGGGTTCCTCGTCGCCATCTATCCCCTCTTCCAGTTCTTCGGTTCGCCCATCTTGGGTGCCCTCTCGGACCGCTACGGCCGACGCAGGATCATCATGATCTCGCTCCTGGGCACGCTCTGCGGCTACCTGCTCACGGGCTACGGCATCGCCACGCGGCAGATGTGGATCATTTTCTTCAGCCGCGCGCTGGCAGGCTTCACGGGCGGCAACATCTCGGCCGCGCAGTCCGCCATCGCCGACGTGAGTGAAGAGCGCGAGAAAGCGCGCAACTTCGGTCTCATAGGCATGGCCTTCGGCCTCGGGTTCATTCTGGGCCCCTTCATGGGCGGCAAGCTCGCGGACCCCGCAGTCGTCTCGTGGTTCTCGCCCGCCACCCCCTTCTGGGCCGCCGCGATCCTCGCCGGACTCAATATCCTGCTGGTGCTCGGCACCCTGCCCGAGACGCTCCACACGCGGGTGCAAACGCGGCTGAGCATCTTCACGGGTTTTATGAACATCCGGCGCGCCTTTGAGTTCGCGCACCTACGGACGATCCTCTTGGTTTCTTTTCTGCTCGTGCTCGGGTTCAACTTCTTCACGCAGTTCTTTCAGGTCATGCTCATCGAGCGCTTCCACTTCTCTCAGGGCGACATCGGCGACCTGTACGCGTACATGGGGCTCTGGATCGCCATCACCCAGGGCCTCATCAACCGTCCGCTCTCGCGGCGGTTCAAGCCCGAACAGATCGTGAGCGTGTCGGCGTTCGCCCTTGCTCTCGCCCTTCCGCTCCTGCTGCTGCCGGAGCGCGCCGTCTTCATCTATGTGGTCTTCCCGTTCATCGCGATCAGTAACGGCCTCACGCACCCCAATGCCACCGCCATCATCTCGAACCTGGCCGGACCGGAATCGCAGGGCGAGATCCTCGGCATCAACCAGTCGCTGCAGTCGCTTGCCATGGCTCTGCCGCCGCTCATCGCCGGCTTCATCGCGACGCTGCATCCCAGCTTGCCCACGATCATGGGGAGCGGCGCGATCTTCCTCGCGTGGATGCTCTTCGTCTTCGTCTTCCGGCGAAAGAGCGCGCGGGTTTTTCACGAAGTCTGA
- a CDS encoding amidophosphoribosyltransferase codes for MCGIIAVAGFRDVIQDLYDGLILLQHRGQDAAGIITYNSQFHLKKANGLVQDVFHDKSLLRLRGTMGIGHVRYPTAGCSSEFEAQPFFVSTPFGIALAHNGNLTNAAELRTFLLEKEYRHLNTNSDSEVLLNVLSVAIRNQRPKGRLTPDQIFSAMKNVFKRCKGAYSAVALIGGQGIVGFRDPHGIRPLQIGKRKFGMKEEYIIASENSAFPALDFEFVRDVRPGEVVFIDHKNRLHSHQVRHGELSPCIFEWVYLAAPDSTLDGVNVYKARVRMGEALARQIKKAGIHIDSVVPVPDTGRPVAAGLAGKLNVHYREGLIKNRYIHRTFIMPGQSMRKRSLHFKLHPIELEFKGKSVLLVDDSIVRGNTSKKIVELVREAGAKKVYFASAAPPIISPDPYGIDLPTTEELIGSKLSVEEIRKYIKADGLFYGTIDDLHKAIWYGNPRIKRFSEGCFTKKYPTPEVTPKLLRELGNCRNSTRESFQHDDEEGDNQKMLALV; via the coding sequence ATGTGTGGAATAATTGCAGTCGCCGGGTTCAGAGATGTGATTCAGGATCTCTATGACGGCCTCATTCTCCTTCAACATCGCGGTCAGGATGCAGCAGGAATCATCACCTACAACAGCCAATTCCACTTGAAGAAAGCAAACGGACTCGTACAGGACGTCTTTCACGATAAATCCCTGCTTCGCCTTCGCGGCACCATGGGAATCGGCCACGTGCGCTACCCCACGGCGGGATGCTCAAGCGAGTTCGAGGCGCAGCCATTCTTCGTGTCGACACCCTTTGGCATCGCCCTCGCGCACAACGGCAACCTCACGAATGCCGCGGAGCTCCGCACGTTCCTGCTCGAGAAAGAATACAGGCACCTCAACACGAATTCCGATTCCGAAGTACTGCTCAATGTTCTCTCCGTAGCGATTCGCAATCAGCGGCCGAAAGGGCGCCTCACACCCGATCAGATCTTCAGTGCCATGAAGAACGTCTTCAAACGATGCAAAGGCGCCTACTCGGCAGTCGCGCTCATCGGCGGGCAGGGCATCGTGGGCTTTCGCGATCCACACGGCATCCGTCCGCTGCAGATCGGCAAGCGCAAGTTCGGCATGAAGGAGGAATACATCATCGCCTCCGAGAACTCTGCCTTTCCGGCACTCGACTTTGAATTCGTGCGGGATGTGCGCCCCGGCGAGGTGGTCTTCATCGACCACAAGAACCGCCTGCACTCCCATCAGGTCCGGCACGGCGAACTCAGCCCCTGCATCTTTGAATGGGTCTACCTCGCTGCACCCGATTCCACGCTCGACGGCGTGAACGTGTACAAGGCGCGCGTCCGTATGGGCGAAGCCCTCGCACGGCAGATCAAGAAGGCAGGCATCCACATTGATTCCGTGGTCCCCGTTCCTGATACGGGCCGCCCCGTTGCGGCCGGGCTCGCGGGCAAACTCAACGTGCATTACCGCGAAGGTCTCATCAAAAACCGCTACATCCACCGCACGTTCATTATGCCGGGGCAATCCATGCGCAAACGAAGCCTGCACTTCAAACTCCATCCGATTGAGCTCGAATTCAAAGGCAAGTCCGTGCTGCTCGTGGATGACTCCATCGTGCGCGGAAATACCTCGAAGAAAATCGTGGAGCTCGTGCGCGAGGCAGGCGCCAAAAAAGTCTACTTCGCCTCGGCGGCGCCCCCCATCATCAGTCCCGATCCCTACGGCATCGACCTCCCCACGACCGAGGAGCTCATCGGCTCCAAGCTCTCCGTGGAGGAAATTCGCAAGTACATCAAAGCCGACGGACTCTTCTACGGCACCATCGATGATTTACACAAGGCCATCTGGTACGGCAACCCGCGCATCAAGCGCTTCAGCGAGGGCTGCTTCACGAAAAAATACCCGACCCCCGAAGTGACGCCCAAACTGCTCCGGGAACTCGGCAACTGCCGCAACTCTACGCGCGAATCCTTCCAGCACGATGATGAGGAGGGCGACAACCAGAAGATGCTGGCGCTTGTGTAG
- a CDS encoding Methylenetetrahydrofolate dehydrogenase (NADP+) / Methenyltetrahydrofolate cyclohydrolase, whose product MPVQLLSGREAADALLSTLKPTVKQLDPKLVVVQVGDDPASTSYIKQKFKSCEAVDMRSEHIHLKENTTLETLMGIVEKLNADPDVTGFIVQVPLPGALNDAVPQIIRAIDPKKDIDGFGAYNLGKMFLSTEFEHLPPATPGGIVALLQHYQIPVKGKHVVVVGRSNTVGKPVAIMLLNRDATVTVCHHHTKNLAELTRQADILVVAVGKAGLITGDMVKEGVVIIDVGMNKTEKGLVGDCDFETVSAKASAITPVPGGVGPMTVASLIQNCVTAKERQMR is encoded by the coding sequence ATGCCAGTACAGCTCCTCTCCGGCCGGGAAGCAGCGGATGCGCTCCTTTCGACCCTCAAACCTACAGTGAAGCAACTCGATCCCAAGCTCGTCGTCGTGCAGGTGGGCGATGACCCGGCGAGCACGAGCTACATCAAGCAGAAGTTCAAGAGCTGCGAGGCAGTGGACATGCGCAGTGAGCACATCCATCTAAAAGAGAACACGACGCTCGAAACGCTGATGGGCATCGTCGAGAAGCTCAACGCCGATCCGGATGTGACGGGATTCATCGTGCAGGTGCCCCTCCCGGGCGCACTCAACGATGCCGTTCCGCAGATCATCCGCGCGATTGACCCCAAGAAAGATATCGACGGCTTCGGCGCGTACAACCTGGGCAAGATGTTTCTTTCGACGGAATTTGAACATCTGCCGCCCGCCACCCCCGGCGGCATCGTGGCACTGCTGCAGCACTACCAGATTCCCGTGAAAGGGAAACACGTCGTGGTCGTGGGACGCAGCAACACTGTGGGCAAGCCCGTCGCCATCATGCTTTTGAACCGTGATGCCACCGTGACCGTCTGCCACCACCACACGAAGAATCTGGCCGAGCTGACGCGGCAGGCCGACATTCTCGTCGTCGCCGTTGGAAAAGCAGGGCTGATCACCGGCGACATGGTAAAAGAAGGAGTGGTCATCATTGATGTCGGCATGAACAAGACGGAGAAAGGCCTCGTGGGGGACTGTGACTTTGAAACGGTCTCTGCAAAAGCTTCCGCCATCACGCCGGTGCCCGGAGGCGTGGGTCCCATGACCGTCGCGAGCCTCATCCAGAACTGTGTCACGGCGAAAGAGCGACAAATGAGGTAG